One segment of Rosa chinensis cultivar Old Blush chromosome 6, RchiOBHm-V2, whole genome shotgun sequence DNA contains the following:
- the LOC112174227 gene encoding E3 ubiquitin-protein ligase SP1 isoform X2, whose translation MLPWGGLSCCLSAAALYLLGRSSGRDADILRTATRVSQLKELAKLLDSESILPLVVAISGRVSSDTPITCEFSGLRGVVVEETDSALMLSMSKEVPWYLDDGTGRVHVVGARGATGFSLPVASEVFEESGRSLVRGTLDYLQGLKMLGVKRIERVLPTGTSLSVVGEAVKDDIGTIRIQRPHKGPFYISPKTIDQLIANLGKWARLYKYASLGLSVFGVYLIAKHSVHYIMERKRRWELQKRVLAAAAKRSGEDDEGSLERDDNASDAPKKDRLMPDLCVICLEQEYNAVFVPCGHMCCCTTCSLHLTNCPLCRRRIEQVVKTFRH comes from the exons ATGCTACCTTGGGGTGGATTAAGCTGTTGTTTGAGTGCTGCTGCTCTCTATCTTCTCGGCAGAAGCAGTGGCAG GGATGCTGATATTCTTAGGACTGCCACTCGGGTCAGCCAGTTGAAGGAATTGG ctaaattatTGGATTCTGAGTCTATATTACCATTGGTGGTTGCGATTTCGGGGAGAGTTAGCTCTGACACTCCCATCACCTGTGAGTTCAGTGGTTTGAGAGGTGTAGTTGTGGAAGAAACG GATTCTGCTTTGATGCTGTCGATGAGTAAAGAAGTCCCCTGGTATCTG GATGATGGGACTGGTCGCGTGCATGTGGTGGGAGCTCGAGGTGCCACAGGCTTTTCATTGCCGGTTGCAAGTGAGGTATTTGAAGAGTCAGGGCGATCCCTTGTACGAGGGACATTAGATTATCTTCAAGGCCTCAAG ATGCTTGGAGTGAAACGAATTGAGAGGGTATTACCAACTGGTACTTCTTTGAGTGTTGTTGGTGAG GCTGTTAAAGATGACATTGGTACCATTCGAATTCAACGACCCCATAAAGGACCATTTTATATCTCCCCCAAAACCATTGATCAGCTTATTGCAAACCTGGGGAAATGGGCAAG GTTGTACAAATATGCATCTTTGGGTTTGAGTGTGTTTGGTGTTTATTTGATTGCTAAGCATTCCGTCCACTACATCATGGAAAGAAAGCGGCGTTGGGAATTACAGAAAAG GGTTCTTGCTGCAGCTGCTAAAAGATCCGGGGAAGATGATGAAG GTTCACTTGAAAGAGATGATAATGCATCAGATGCTCCCAAGAAAGACCGTCTGATGCCCGATTTATGTGTGATATGCCTTGAGCAGGAGTATAATGCGGTTTTTGTCCC GTGTGGTCATATGTGCTGTTGTACAACCTGCTCCTTGCACCTGACCAATTGTCCTCTCTGCCGGAGACGAATTGAACAGGTGGTTAAGACTTTCCGCCATTAA
- the LOC112174227 gene encoding E3 ubiquitin-protein ligase SP1 isoform X1, with protein sequence MLPWGGLSCCLSAAALYLLGRSSGRDADILRTATRVSQLKELAKLLDSESILPLVVAISGRVSSDTPITCEFSGLRGVVVEETAEQHFLKHNDAGSWIQDSALMLSMSKEVPWYLDDGTGRVHVVGARGATGFSLPVASEVFEESGRSLVRGTLDYLQGLKMLGVKRIERVLPTGTSLSVVGEAVKDDIGTIRIQRPHKGPFYISPKTIDQLIANLGKWARLYKYASLGLSVFGVYLIAKHSVHYIMERKRRWELQKRVLAAAAKRSGEDDEGSLERDDNASDAPKKDRLMPDLCVICLEQEYNAVFVPCGHMCCCTTCSLHLTNCPLCRRRIEQVVKTFRH encoded by the exons ATGCTACCTTGGGGTGGATTAAGCTGTTGTTTGAGTGCTGCTGCTCTCTATCTTCTCGGCAGAAGCAGTGGCAG GGATGCTGATATTCTTAGGACTGCCACTCGGGTCAGCCAGTTGAAGGAATTGG ctaaattatTGGATTCTGAGTCTATATTACCATTGGTGGTTGCGATTTCGGGGAGAGTTAGCTCTGACACTCCCATCACCTGTGAGTTCAGTGGTTTGAGAGGTGTAGTTGTGGAAGAAACG gcaGAACAACATTTTCTGAAACACAATGATGCTGGATCATGGATACAGGATTCTGCTTTGATGCTGTCGATGAGTAAAGAAGTCCCCTGGTATCTG GATGATGGGACTGGTCGCGTGCATGTGGTGGGAGCTCGAGGTGCCACAGGCTTTTCATTGCCGGTTGCAAGTGAGGTATTTGAAGAGTCAGGGCGATCCCTTGTACGAGGGACATTAGATTATCTTCAAGGCCTCAAG ATGCTTGGAGTGAAACGAATTGAGAGGGTATTACCAACTGGTACTTCTTTGAGTGTTGTTGGTGAG GCTGTTAAAGATGACATTGGTACCATTCGAATTCAACGACCCCATAAAGGACCATTTTATATCTCCCCCAAAACCATTGATCAGCTTATTGCAAACCTGGGGAAATGGGCAAG GTTGTACAAATATGCATCTTTGGGTTTGAGTGTGTTTGGTGTTTATTTGATTGCTAAGCATTCCGTCCACTACATCATGGAAAGAAAGCGGCGTTGGGAATTACAGAAAAG GGTTCTTGCTGCAGCTGCTAAAAGATCCGGGGAAGATGATGAAG GTTCACTTGAAAGAGATGATAATGCATCAGATGCTCCCAAGAAAGACCGTCTGATGCCCGATTTATGTGTGATATGCCTTGAGCAGGAGTATAATGCGGTTTTTGTCCC GTGTGGTCATATGTGCTGTTGTACAACCTGCTCCTTGCACCTGACCAATTGTCCTCTCTGCCGGAGACGAATTGAACAGGTGGTTAAGACTTTCCGCCATTAA
- the LOC112174227 gene encoding E3 ubiquitin-protein ligase SP1 isoform X3, producing MLPWGGLSCCLSAAALYLLGRSSGRDADILRTATRVSQLKELAKLLDSESILPLVVAISGRVSSDTPITCEFSGLRGVVVEETAEQHFLKHNDAGSWIQDSALMLSMSKEVPWYLDDGTGRVHVVGARGATGFSLPVASEMLGVKRIERVLPTGTSLSVVGEAVKDDIGTIRIQRPHKGPFYISPKTIDQLIANLGKWARLYKYASLGLSVFGVYLIAKHSVHYIMERKRRWELQKRVLAAAAKRSGEDDEGSLERDDNASDAPKKDRLMPDLCVICLEQEYNAVFVPCGHMCCCTTCSLHLTNCPLCRRRIEQVVKTFRH from the exons ATGCTACCTTGGGGTGGATTAAGCTGTTGTTTGAGTGCTGCTGCTCTCTATCTTCTCGGCAGAAGCAGTGGCAG GGATGCTGATATTCTTAGGACTGCCACTCGGGTCAGCCAGTTGAAGGAATTGG ctaaattatTGGATTCTGAGTCTATATTACCATTGGTGGTTGCGATTTCGGGGAGAGTTAGCTCTGACACTCCCATCACCTGTGAGTTCAGTGGTTTGAGAGGTGTAGTTGTGGAAGAAACG gcaGAACAACATTTTCTGAAACACAATGATGCTGGATCATGGATACAGGATTCTGCTTTGATGCTGTCGATGAGTAAAGAAGTCCCCTGGTATCTG GATGATGGGACTGGTCGCGTGCATGTGGTGGGAGCTCGAGGTGCCACAGGCTTTTCATTGCCGGTTGCAAGTGAG ATGCTTGGAGTGAAACGAATTGAGAGGGTATTACCAACTGGTACTTCTTTGAGTGTTGTTGGTGAG GCTGTTAAAGATGACATTGGTACCATTCGAATTCAACGACCCCATAAAGGACCATTTTATATCTCCCCCAAAACCATTGATCAGCTTATTGCAAACCTGGGGAAATGGGCAAG GTTGTACAAATATGCATCTTTGGGTTTGAGTGTGTTTGGTGTTTATTTGATTGCTAAGCATTCCGTCCACTACATCATGGAAAGAAAGCGGCGTTGGGAATTACAGAAAAG GGTTCTTGCTGCAGCTGCTAAAAGATCCGGGGAAGATGATGAAG GTTCACTTGAAAGAGATGATAATGCATCAGATGCTCCCAAGAAAGACCGTCTGATGCCCGATTTATGTGTGATATGCCTTGAGCAGGAGTATAATGCGGTTTTTGTCCC GTGTGGTCATATGTGCTGTTGTACAACCTGCTCCTTGCACCTGACCAATTGTCCTCTCTGCCGGAGACGAATTGAACAGGTGGTTAAGACTTTCCGCCATTAA
- the LOC112174227 gene encoding E3 ubiquitin-protein ligase SP1 isoform X4, with translation MLPWGGLSCCLSAAALYLLGRSSGRDADILRTATRVSQLKELAKLLDSESILPLVVAISGRVSSDTPITCEFSGLRGVVVEETDSALMLSMSKEVPWYLDDGTGRVHVVGARGATGFSLPVASEMLGVKRIERVLPTGTSLSVVGEAVKDDIGTIRIQRPHKGPFYISPKTIDQLIANLGKWARLYKYASLGLSVFGVYLIAKHSVHYIMERKRRWELQKRVLAAAAKRSGEDDEGSLERDDNASDAPKKDRLMPDLCVICLEQEYNAVFVPCGHMCCCTTCSLHLTNCPLCRRRIEQVVKTFRH, from the exons ATGCTACCTTGGGGTGGATTAAGCTGTTGTTTGAGTGCTGCTGCTCTCTATCTTCTCGGCAGAAGCAGTGGCAG GGATGCTGATATTCTTAGGACTGCCACTCGGGTCAGCCAGTTGAAGGAATTGG ctaaattatTGGATTCTGAGTCTATATTACCATTGGTGGTTGCGATTTCGGGGAGAGTTAGCTCTGACACTCCCATCACCTGTGAGTTCAGTGGTTTGAGAGGTGTAGTTGTGGAAGAAACG GATTCTGCTTTGATGCTGTCGATGAGTAAAGAAGTCCCCTGGTATCTG GATGATGGGACTGGTCGCGTGCATGTGGTGGGAGCTCGAGGTGCCACAGGCTTTTCATTGCCGGTTGCAAGTGAG ATGCTTGGAGTGAAACGAATTGAGAGGGTATTACCAACTGGTACTTCTTTGAGTGTTGTTGGTGAG GCTGTTAAAGATGACATTGGTACCATTCGAATTCAACGACCCCATAAAGGACCATTTTATATCTCCCCCAAAACCATTGATCAGCTTATTGCAAACCTGGGGAAATGGGCAAG GTTGTACAAATATGCATCTTTGGGTTTGAGTGTGTTTGGTGTTTATTTGATTGCTAAGCATTCCGTCCACTACATCATGGAAAGAAAGCGGCGTTGGGAATTACAGAAAAG GGTTCTTGCTGCAGCTGCTAAAAGATCCGGGGAAGATGATGAAG GTTCACTTGAAAGAGATGATAATGCATCAGATGCTCCCAAGAAAGACCGTCTGATGCCCGATTTATGTGTGATATGCCTTGAGCAGGAGTATAATGCGGTTTTTGTCCC GTGTGGTCATATGTGCTGTTGTACAACCTGCTCCTTGCACCTGACCAATTGTCCTCTCTGCCGGAGACGAATTGAACAGGTGGTTAAGACTTTCCGCCATTAA